The following are from one region of the Platichthys flesus chromosome 2, fPlaFle2.1, whole genome shotgun sequence genome:
- the larp4ab gene encoding la-related protein 4 isoform X2, translated as MQVTTKGAGLNPNAKVWQEVPAHQNDVPEGTEDSPWPQTNPPPAEMTNCYTDVPTIEGKGCDTEFPDGTGDFAPVVTEAPVPTEGPVATDGINPPDFGYLVFDQQSQPAMDGDVSKEQPMSEECLRESLKKQLEFCFSRENLSKDLYLISQMDSDQFVSIWTIACIDDIKALTTDMDLIVDVLRASPMVQVDESGEKVRPNHSRCIIILREVPETTPVEEVEALFKSENCPKALSAEFAHNSNWYITFQSDMDALQAFRYLREEVKMFQGKPIMARIKAINTFFGKNGFRSLDSSVFSQPAQPQAQYSSPVYMPQMYSPQQQYPVYPVVSQSWNPSVTPYFETPLAPFQNGGFMNGYNNPGNYKGNSGSIKPHRPMSRNQNHVKGHHRPADMPTHSPSSLTLGALMDGLTGPLSVQPSQTPEPVSLLSFTFKDIALPANISNGDLSGGGRGRRGGYRGMRRKREDEYTTHPIPLMEAKVPPPPKFDLAASNFPPLPGSVVSTRGETTPEMRLSDVVRGIKVTNKPVSQEANESRCTTVSEEPVSSPESVVSAAKPDPVALQTEAPPTSCDSSVKEEDKAEVPIPEEAISSSMEDVSPAESEYVPPDCSQSLPTEAPSPSPSTPTSELGLKKLSYAEVCQKMAKPGTQIPSPSPPASSPSQPLQELKANRVEEPCPNYRGTTDKPEKNGDSRPPRQPLRSFRGGNGQARVGGAAAGAGAGLKVREHQRGLNIGKPFNPQRGARRSGKEQNIPPRSPK; from the exons ATGCAGGTTACCACTAAGGGAGCGGGTCTGAATCCCAATGCCAAAGTGTGGCAGGAGGTGCCTGCCCACCAGAACGACGTCCCAGAGGGGACAGAGGATTCACCTTGGCCGCAGACAAaccctcctcctgctgagaTGACCAATT GTTACACAGATGTTCCTACCATAGAGGGTAAAGGATGTGACACTGAGTTTCCTGACGGGACTGGTGACTTTGCCCCTGTAGTGACCGAGGCCCCTGTACCCACTGAGGGCCCTGTGGCCACAGACGGCATCAACCCCCCTGACTTCGGGTATCTAGTTTTCGACCAACAAAGTCAACCAGCCATGGATGGTGACGTTTCTAAGGAACAACCAATGTCCGAGGAGTGCCTAAGGGAGTCTCTGAAGAAACAGCTGGAGTTCTGCTTTTCGAG GGAGAACCTCTCCAAGGACCTCTACCTTATATCTCAGATGGACAGTGATCAGTTTGTTTCCATCTGGACCATCGCTTGCATAGATGACATCAAAGCTCTCACCACTGACATGGACCTCATTGTGGATGTACTGCGAG CCTCTCCCATGGTGCAAGTTGACGAAAGTGGAGAGAAGGTTCGGCCGAACCACAGTCGCTGTATCATTATTCTGAGAGAGGTGCCAGAAACTACACCAGTTGAG gaggtggaggctcTTTTTAAGAGCGAAAACTGTCCAAAAGCATTAAGTGCAGAGTTTGCACATAACAGCAATTGGTACATAACATTTCAGTCAGATATGGATGCACTACAG GCTTTCAGATACctcagagaggaagtgaaaatGTTCCAGGGAAAACCCATCATG GCCCGCATTAAGGCCATTAACACATTCTTTGGTAAGAATGGCTTCCGCAGTTTGGACTCCAGTGTTTTCAGTCAGCCTGCCCAGCCCCAGGCCCAGTACAGCTCCCCTGTCTACATGCCGCAGATGTACAGCCCTCAGCAGCAGTACCCTGTTTATCCTGTGGTGTCTCAGTCCTGGAACCCTTCAGTCACGCCTTACTTTGAAACGCCACTG GCACCTTTCCAAAATGGTGGATTCATGAATGGTTACAATAATCCTGGGAACTACAAAGGAAACTCGGGCTCCATCAAACCACATCGACCCATGAGCAGGAACCA AAACCACGTGAAGGGTCACCACAGGCCTGCTGACATGCCCACTCATTCTCCTTCTTCCTTGACACTGGGGGCCCTGATGGATGGTCTGACTGGTCCCTTGAGTGTGCAGCCCTCGCAGACACCCGAGCCAGTCTCTCTGCTGTCCTTCACTTTTAAAGATATTGCTCTGCCAGCTAACATATCCAACGGAGATCTGAGTGGTGGTGGACGGGGCAG gAGAGGTGGCTACAGAGGcatgaggagaaagagagaagatgaaTATACCACG catCCAATCCCTTTGATGGAAGCCAAGGTTCCGCCTCCTCCAAAGTTTGACCTGGCAGCTTCCAATTTCCCTCCTTTACCGGGGTCTGTGGTTAGTACGCGAGGAGAAACCACGCCAGAGATGCGCCTCTCTGATGTTGTACGTGGCATAAAGGTGACCAACAAG CCTGTGAGCCAAGAAGCTAATGAGAGCAGATGCACAACTGTCTCAGAAGAGCCTGTGAGCTCACCTGAATCCGTGGTCTCAGCTGCCAAACCTGATCCTGTGGCACTGCAGACAGAGGCACCACCCACCTCATG TGATTCTTCAGTAAAGGAAGAGGATAAAGCTGAAGTTCCCATTCCAGAGGAAGCGATCTCTTCATCCATGGAGGATGTTTCTCCAGCTGAATCAGAATATGTCCCCCCCGACTGCAGCCAGTCACTTCCAACTGAAGCACCATCTCCGTCTCCCTCAACTCCAACATCAGAGCTG GGGCTCAAAAAGCTCAGCTATGCAGAGGTGTGCCAGAAGATGGCCAAGCCAGGAACACAGATCccctctccctcacctcctgCGTCTTCACCTAGCCAGCCCCTACAGGAGCTCAAGGCCAACAGGGTTGAAGAGCCTTGCCCAAACTACAGGGGCACAACAGACAAACCAGAGAAAAATGGAGACAGCCGGCCACCTCGTCAGCCGTTGCGCTCCTTCAGAGGGGGAAATGGCCAAGCCAGAGTTGGAGGTGCAGCTGCAGGTGCAGGTGCAGGGCTTAAAGTCCGGGAGCATCAGAGAGGCCTGAACATTGGAAAACCATTTAATCCACAGCGGGGTGCCAGACGCAGCGGCAAGGAACAGAACATTCCCCCAAGGTCACCAAAATAG
- the larp4ab gene encoding la-related protein 4 isoform X1, with translation MVTTKGAGLNPNAKVWQEVPAHQNDVPEGTEDSPWPQTNPPPAEMTNCKNNCYTDVPTIEGKGCDTEFPDGTGDFAPVVTEAPVPTEGPVATDGINPPDFGYLVFDQQSQPAMDGDVSKEQPMSEECLRESLKKQLEFCFSRENLSKDLYLISQMDSDQFVSIWTIACIDDIKALTTDMDLIVDVLRASPMVQVDESGEKVRPNHSRCIIILREVPETTPVEEVEALFKSENCPKALSAEFAHNSNWYITFQSDMDALQAFRYLREEVKMFQGKPIMARIKAINTFFGKNGFRSLDSSVFSQPAQPQAQYSSPVYMPQMYSPQQQYPVYPVVSQSWNPSVTPYFETPLAPFQNGGFMNGYNNPGNYKGNSGSIKPHRPMSRNQNHVKGHHRPADMPTHSPSSLTLGALMDGLTGPLSVQPSQTPEPVSLLSFTFKDIALPANISNGDLSGGGRGRRGGYRGMRRKREDEYTTHPIPLMEAKVPPPPKFDLAASNFPPLPGSVVSTRGETTPEMRLSDVVRGIKVTNKPVSQEANESRCTTVSEEPVSSPESVVSAAKPDPVALQTEAPPTSCDSSVKEEDKAEVPIPEEAISSSMEDVSPAESEYVPPDCSQSLPTEAPSPSPSTPTSELGLKKLSYAEVCQKMAKPGTQIPSPSPPASSPSQPLQELKANRVEEPCPNYRGTTDKPEKNGDSRPPRQPLRSFRGGNGQARVGGAAAGAGAGLKVREHQRGLNIGKPFNPQRGARRSGKEQNIPPRSPK, from the exons ATG GTTACCACTAAGGGAGCGGGTCTGAATCCCAATGCCAAAGTGTGGCAGGAGGTGCCTGCCCACCAGAACGACGTCCCAGAGGGGACAGAGGATTCACCTTGGCCGCAGACAAaccctcctcctgctgagaTGACCAATTGTAAGAACAATT GTTACACAGATGTTCCTACCATAGAGGGTAAAGGATGTGACACTGAGTTTCCTGACGGGACTGGTGACTTTGCCCCTGTAGTGACCGAGGCCCCTGTACCCACTGAGGGCCCTGTGGCCACAGACGGCATCAACCCCCCTGACTTCGGGTATCTAGTTTTCGACCAACAAAGTCAACCAGCCATGGATGGTGACGTTTCTAAGGAACAACCAATGTCCGAGGAGTGCCTAAGGGAGTCTCTGAAGAAACAGCTGGAGTTCTGCTTTTCGAG GGAGAACCTCTCCAAGGACCTCTACCTTATATCTCAGATGGACAGTGATCAGTTTGTTTCCATCTGGACCATCGCTTGCATAGATGACATCAAAGCTCTCACCACTGACATGGACCTCATTGTGGATGTACTGCGAG CCTCTCCCATGGTGCAAGTTGACGAAAGTGGAGAGAAGGTTCGGCCGAACCACAGTCGCTGTATCATTATTCTGAGAGAGGTGCCAGAAACTACACCAGTTGAG gaggtggaggctcTTTTTAAGAGCGAAAACTGTCCAAAAGCATTAAGTGCAGAGTTTGCACATAACAGCAATTGGTACATAACATTTCAGTCAGATATGGATGCACTACAG GCTTTCAGATACctcagagaggaagtgaaaatGTTCCAGGGAAAACCCATCATG GCCCGCATTAAGGCCATTAACACATTCTTTGGTAAGAATGGCTTCCGCAGTTTGGACTCCAGTGTTTTCAGTCAGCCTGCCCAGCCCCAGGCCCAGTACAGCTCCCCTGTCTACATGCCGCAGATGTACAGCCCTCAGCAGCAGTACCCTGTTTATCCTGTGGTGTCTCAGTCCTGGAACCCTTCAGTCACGCCTTACTTTGAAACGCCACTG GCACCTTTCCAAAATGGTGGATTCATGAATGGTTACAATAATCCTGGGAACTACAAAGGAAACTCGGGCTCCATCAAACCACATCGACCCATGAGCAGGAACCA AAACCACGTGAAGGGTCACCACAGGCCTGCTGACATGCCCACTCATTCTCCTTCTTCCTTGACACTGGGGGCCCTGATGGATGGTCTGACTGGTCCCTTGAGTGTGCAGCCCTCGCAGACACCCGAGCCAGTCTCTCTGCTGTCCTTCACTTTTAAAGATATTGCTCTGCCAGCTAACATATCCAACGGAGATCTGAGTGGTGGTGGACGGGGCAG gAGAGGTGGCTACAGAGGcatgaggagaaagagagaagatgaaTATACCACG catCCAATCCCTTTGATGGAAGCCAAGGTTCCGCCTCCTCCAAAGTTTGACCTGGCAGCTTCCAATTTCCCTCCTTTACCGGGGTCTGTGGTTAGTACGCGAGGAGAAACCACGCCAGAGATGCGCCTCTCTGATGTTGTACGTGGCATAAAGGTGACCAACAAG CCTGTGAGCCAAGAAGCTAATGAGAGCAGATGCACAACTGTCTCAGAAGAGCCTGTGAGCTCACCTGAATCCGTGGTCTCAGCTGCCAAACCTGATCCTGTGGCACTGCAGACAGAGGCACCACCCACCTCATG TGATTCTTCAGTAAAGGAAGAGGATAAAGCTGAAGTTCCCATTCCAGAGGAAGCGATCTCTTCATCCATGGAGGATGTTTCTCCAGCTGAATCAGAATATGTCCCCCCCGACTGCAGCCAGTCACTTCCAACTGAAGCACCATCTCCGTCTCCCTCAACTCCAACATCAGAGCTG GGGCTCAAAAAGCTCAGCTATGCAGAGGTGTGCCAGAAGATGGCCAAGCCAGGAACACAGATCccctctccctcacctcctgCGTCTTCACCTAGCCAGCCCCTACAGGAGCTCAAGGCCAACAGGGTTGAAGAGCCTTGCCCAAACTACAGGGGCACAACAGACAAACCAGAGAAAAATGGAGACAGCCGGCCACCTCGTCAGCCGTTGCGCTCCTTCAGAGGGGGAAATGGCCAAGCCAGAGTTGGAGGTGCAGCTGCAGGTGCAGGTGCAGGGCTTAAAGTCCGGGAGCATCAGAGAGGCCTGAACATTGGAAAACCATTTAATCCACAGCGGGGTGCCAGACGCAGCGGCAAGGAACAGAACATTCCCCCAAGGTCACCAAAATAG
- the larp4ab gene encoding la-related protein 4 isoform X3, which produces MVTTKGAGLNPNAKVWQEVPAHQNDVPEGTEDSPWPQTNPPPAEMTNCKNNCYTDVPTIEGKGCDTEFPDGTGDFAPVVTEAPVPTEGPVATDGINPPDFGYLVFDQQSQPAMDGDVSKEQPMSEECLRESLKKQLEFCFSRENLSKDLYLISQMDSDQFVSIWTIACIDDIKALTTDMDLIVDVLRASPMVQVDESGEKVRPNHSRCIIILREVPETTPVEEVEALFKSENCPKALSAEFAHNSNWYITFQSDMDALQAFRYLREEVKMFQGKPIMARIKAINTFFGKNGFRSLDSSVFSQPAQPQAQYSSPVYMPQMYSPQQQYPVYPVVSQSWNPSVTPYFETPLAPFQNGGFMNGYNNPGNYKGNSGSIKPHRPMSRNQNHVKGHHRPADMPTHSPSSLTLGALMDGLTGPLSVQPSQTPEPVSLLSFTFKDIALPANISNGDLSGGGRGRRGGYRGMRRKREDEYTTHPIPLMEAKVPPPPKFDLAASNFPPLPGSVVSTRGETTPEMRLSDVVRGIKPVSQEANESRCTTVSEEPVSSPESVVSAAKPDPVALQTEAPPTSCDSSVKEEDKAEVPIPEEAISSSMEDVSPAESEYVPPDCSQSLPTEAPSPSPSTPTSELGLKKLSYAEVCQKMAKPGTQIPSPSPPASSPSQPLQELKANRVEEPCPNYRGTTDKPEKNGDSRPPRQPLRSFRGGNGQARVGGAAAGAGAGLKVREHQRGLNIGKPFNPQRGARRSGKEQNIPPRSPK; this is translated from the exons ATG GTTACCACTAAGGGAGCGGGTCTGAATCCCAATGCCAAAGTGTGGCAGGAGGTGCCTGCCCACCAGAACGACGTCCCAGAGGGGACAGAGGATTCACCTTGGCCGCAGACAAaccctcctcctgctgagaTGACCAATTGTAAGAACAATT GTTACACAGATGTTCCTACCATAGAGGGTAAAGGATGTGACACTGAGTTTCCTGACGGGACTGGTGACTTTGCCCCTGTAGTGACCGAGGCCCCTGTACCCACTGAGGGCCCTGTGGCCACAGACGGCATCAACCCCCCTGACTTCGGGTATCTAGTTTTCGACCAACAAAGTCAACCAGCCATGGATGGTGACGTTTCTAAGGAACAACCAATGTCCGAGGAGTGCCTAAGGGAGTCTCTGAAGAAACAGCTGGAGTTCTGCTTTTCGAG GGAGAACCTCTCCAAGGACCTCTACCTTATATCTCAGATGGACAGTGATCAGTTTGTTTCCATCTGGACCATCGCTTGCATAGATGACATCAAAGCTCTCACCACTGACATGGACCTCATTGTGGATGTACTGCGAG CCTCTCCCATGGTGCAAGTTGACGAAAGTGGAGAGAAGGTTCGGCCGAACCACAGTCGCTGTATCATTATTCTGAGAGAGGTGCCAGAAACTACACCAGTTGAG gaggtggaggctcTTTTTAAGAGCGAAAACTGTCCAAAAGCATTAAGTGCAGAGTTTGCACATAACAGCAATTGGTACATAACATTTCAGTCAGATATGGATGCACTACAG GCTTTCAGATACctcagagaggaagtgaaaatGTTCCAGGGAAAACCCATCATG GCCCGCATTAAGGCCATTAACACATTCTTTGGTAAGAATGGCTTCCGCAGTTTGGACTCCAGTGTTTTCAGTCAGCCTGCCCAGCCCCAGGCCCAGTACAGCTCCCCTGTCTACATGCCGCAGATGTACAGCCCTCAGCAGCAGTACCCTGTTTATCCTGTGGTGTCTCAGTCCTGGAACCCTTCAGTCACGCCTTACTTTGAAACGCCACTG GCACCTTTCCAAAATGGTGGATTCATGAATGGTTACAATAATCCTGGGAACTACAAAGGAAACTCGGGCTCCATCAAACCACATCGACCCATGAGCAGGAACCA AAACCACGTGAAGGGTCACCACAGGCCTGCTGACATGCCCACTCATTCTCCTTCTTCCTTGACACTGGGGGCCCTGATGGATGGTCTGACTGGTCCCTTGAGTGTGCAGCCCTCGCAGACACCCGAGCCAGTCTCTCTGCTGTCCTTCACTTTTAAAGATATTGCTCTGCCAGCTAACATATCCAACGGAGATCTGAGTGGTGGTGGACGGGGCAG gAGAGGTGGCTACAGAGGcatgaggagaaagagagaagatgaaTATACCACG catCCAATCCCTTTGATGGAAGCCAAGGTTCCGCCTCCTCCAAAGTTTGACCTGGCAGCTTCCAATTTCCCTCCTTTACCGGGGTCTGTGGTTAGTACGCGAGGAGAAACCACGCCAGAGATGCGCCTCTCTGATGTTGTACGTGGCATAAAG CCTGTGAGCCAAGAAGCTAATGAGAGCAGATGCACAACTGTCTCAGAAGAGCCTGTGAGCTCACCTGAATCCGTGGTCTCAGCTGCCAAACCTGATCCTGTGGCACTGCAGACAGAGGCACCACCCACCTCATG TGATTCTTCAGTAAAGGAAGAGGATAAAGCTGAAGTTCCCATTCCAGAGGAAGCGATCTCTTCATCCATGGAGGATGTTTCTCCAGCTGAATCAGAATATGTCCCCCCCGACTGCAGCCAGTCACTTCCAACTGAAGCACCATCTCCGTCTCCCTCAACTCCAACATCAGAGCTG GGGCTCAAAAAGCTCAGCTATGCAGAGGTGTGCCAGAAGATGGCCAAGCCAGGAACACAGATCccctctccctcacctcctgCGTCTTCACCTAGCCAGCCCCTACAGGAGCTCAAGGCCAACAGGGTTGAAGAGCCTTGCCCAAACTACAGGGGCACAACAGACAAACCAGAGAAAAATGGAGACAGCCGGCCACCTCGTCAGCCGTTGCGCTCCTTCAGAGGGGGAAATGGCCAAGCCAGAGTTGGAGGTGCAGCTGCAGGTGCAGGTGCAGGGCTTAAAGTCCGGGAGCATCAGAGAGGCCTGAACATTGGAAAACCATTTAATCCACAGCGGGGTGCCAGACGCAGCGGCAAGGAACAGAACATTCCCCCAAGGTCACCAAAATAG